CGAGCCCGCACCCCGCGACGGACAAGTCCCCCCTCGTCCTGTCCGGCGCGACGGTCGTCCTCCCCACCGGAACCGTCACAGACGGCCGAGTGATCGTCGACGGCACCCGCATCGCCGGCAGCGCACCGGACCACGCCCAGGTCATCGACGTAACCGGCTACACCCTGGTCCCCGGCTTCGTCGACATCCACAACCACGGCGGCGGCGGAGCCTCGTTCACCTCAGGCACCGCCGATGACGTACTCCACGGCATCCACACCCACCGCCTCCACGGCACCACCACCCTCGTCGCCTCCACCGTCACCGGCGACATGGACTTCCTGGCCCAGCGGGCGGGCCTGCTGTCCGAGCTCGCCGAGCAGGGCGACATCGCCGGCATCCACTTCGAGGGCCCCTTCATCTCCCCCTGCCGCAAGGGCGCCCACTCCGAGGAGCTGCTGCGCGACCCGGACCCGGCGGAGGTCCGCAAGCTGATCGACGCGGCGCGCGGCAAGGCCAGGATGGTCACCCTCGCCACCGAACTCCCCGGCGGCATCGACTCCGTACGCCTGCTCGCCGAACACGGCGTCATCGCGGCGATCGGCCACACGGACGCGACGTACGAGCAGACGGTGGAGGCGATCGACGCGGGCGCGACCGTCGCGACGCACCTGTTCAACGCCATGCCCACGCTCGGCCACCGCACCCCGGGCCCGATCGCCGCCCTCCTGGAGGACGAGCGCATCACGGTCGAACTCATCAACGACGGCACCCACCTCCACCCGGCCGCCCTCCAGCTGGCCTTCCACCACGCGGGCGCGGACCGGGTCGCGTTCATCACGGACGCGATGGACGCGGCCGGTTTCGGCGACGGCCGCTACATGCTCGGCCCGCTGGAGGTCGAGGTCAGCGAGGGCGTGGCGCGGCTCGTGGAGGGCGGTTCGATCGCGGGCTCCACGCTCACCCAGGACCGCGCGTTCCAGCGGGCGGTGACGGTCGACCGGCTGTCCGTCGAGGACACCGTCGCGGCCCTCTCCGCCAACCCGGCCCGGCTGCTGGGGATGTACGACACGATCGGCTCGCTGGAGCCGGGCAAGTACGCCGACCTGGTACTTCTTGACCATCAATTCGCCCTCAAAGGCGTGATGCGACGCGGTGAATGGGTGGTCGATCCCCAACTGGGCTGATGTGTCCACCTGTTGAGGCGGCGGCCGTCCTGGGAGACTGGGAGGGCCGCCGTCCGTTTGGCGTGATCAGCTCGCCGGACGGACGGTCACAGCGAGTCCGTTCCGCGTTTCTTTCCTCGGGGGAGGTCGATCCAGGTGATCCTCACGGTCACGCTGAACACCGCTCTCGACATCACCTATCGCGTGCCGGACCTCAGGCCGCACGCCTCCCACCGGGTCTTGGAGGTGACGGAACGCCCGGGCGGCAAGGGCCTGAACGTGGCCCGGGTGCTCGCGGCCCTCGGTCACGAGGTGACGGTCACCGGCTTCGCCGGCGGCGCCACGGGCCGAGTCGTCCAGGAGCAGCTCACGACGGCACCCGGCGTGGTGGACGCGCTCGTCCCGGTCACCGGCGCGACCCGGCGCACGATAGCGGTGGTGGACGAACAGAGCGGCGACACCACCCAGTTGAACGAGCCCGGGCCGACCGTCACACCCGCCGAGTGGTCCGCCTTCCAGGAGGCGTACGAGGATCTGCTCCCGTCGATGGCCGCGGTCGCCCTGTGCGGCAGCCTGCCGCCGGGGGTGCCGGTGGGGGCGTACGCGGGGCTGGTGCGGACGGCTCGCGCGGCCGGGGTGCCGGTCCTCCTCGACACCAGCGGCGAAGCCCTGCGGCGCGGGGTCGCGGCCCGCCCGGACATCATCAAGCCGAACGCCGACGAGCTGGCCGAACTGACGGGCTCCCACGAGCCGTTGCGCGCCACGCAGGACGCGCGGCGGCGGGGCGCCCGGGCGGTCGTCACGTCTCTCGGTGCGCAGGGTCTCCTCGCCGCGTCCCCCGAGGGCCGCTGGCGCGCCACCCCGCCGTCCCGTGTGCACGGCAATCCGACGGGCGCCGGGGACTCCGCGGTCGCGGGGCTGCTGTCGGGGCTGGTCGAGCAGCTGCCGTGGCCGGACCGGCTGGCCCGCGCGGTCGCACTGTCGGCGGCGACGGTACTGGCGCCGGTGGCGGGCGAGTTCGACCCGTCCGCCTACGAGGAGTTGCGGGGGCGGGTCGCGGTGACGACTGAGGTCACCGCGGCCTGACTACTCGACCCAGCCCTTGACGAGCCACATCTGGTCGAGCAGGGCGTCGCACTGGTTGCCCTGCTCGCAGGAGACCTTGATGGTGTTCGAGCCCTTGTTGAGCTGGACGTAGTTGTAGGTCTGCGTCCAGCCCTTGGTGTAGTCGCCCTCGGCCGCGTGCGCGTAGTTGTCCATGCCGACCGGCGTCGTGGAGGCCGTGCCGTTGACGCTGAGGGTGGCGGTGGCGTCCTTGCCGGGGACGCTGTACCCGACGTACAGCGTGTACTTGCCGGTCTTGGGGATACCGCTGACGTTCCACGTGACCGAGGCGCCGACGGCGTTGAAGCCGTTGAGGTAGACACCGCCGCCCGCCTTGGCGCCCTTGATGTCCGTCGCCGTGGTCACACCGGGGCTGAGCGAGAGGGCCTTGGCGTCGATCTTCGGCAGGTCCTCCTCGTCGGACGCCGCGCTGCTGGCGGCCTGGCTCGGCTCGCTGCTCTGCTGGGACGAGGGTGTGGCGGAGGCCTCGTTGCCGGAGGCGTCGTCGTCGCCGTTGCCGCCCAGCATCGCCACCCCGATGCCGATGACGACCGCGGCGACCACCGCGATGGCACCGATCAGCAGACCCTTGGTGTTGGGACCCCGGCCGCGACCGCCACCGCTGTACCCCTGCTGCGGGTGCTGGCTGGTGGGGGCGCCGCCCGGGAAGGTCTCCGGCGCCGCGTAGTGCGCGCTGTGGGGCTGGCCGTGGGCGCCCTGCTGCTGCGGCACCTGGCCGTACGGCGCGGTGGCCTGCTGCTGCGGCTGCCCGTACTGGCGCTGGCCGACCGCGCGCACCCGGTTGACGGAGCCCGGATAGCCGTAGCCGCCGGAGGGCGGCTGGGCTCCGTTGGCCTGTCCGTCGGCGTAGAGGTAGCCGAACGGGTCGTCGTCCTCGGGCGGCGTGTTCGCGCCGGTGGTGCCGGACGTCATCCCAGGTACTCCTCAGCAGGTGCGGGGACGGATGCGGTACGCGTGGTGAATGGCGAGCCTACCCGCTCCTGCTGCCCCAAACGGGTGACTCGGATCGCATCAGCTCGCTGACCTGGGGATCATCCCGCGCGTCTGTGTTGTTTGGGACGAGATCGTTTCTCTACGTACATCCGCTCGTCGGCGGACTTCAGCACTTCGTCCGCCGTCATCCCGCAGTGCGCCCAGCCGATGCCGAAGCTGGCGCCGACGCGGACGGCCCGGCCCTCGGCGCGGATGGGCTGGATGATCTCGTTGCGCAGGCGTACGGCGAGGTCGGCGGCGTCCGCGCGGCCCAGGCCGTCGGCGAGGATCACGAACTCGTCGCCGCCGAGGCGGGCCACGGTGTCGCCGTCGCGGACCTGCCGGGACAGCCTGCGGGCGACCTCGATGAGGACCGCGTCACCGGCGTTGTGCCCGAACCGGTCGTTGATCGACTTGAAGCCGTCGAGGTCGCAGAAGAGGACCGCGAGCCCCTTGGTGCCGTCGTCGAGCTCACCCTCGGGGGCGACGGTGTGCACATGGTGGTCGAAGGCGGTGTCGAACGCCTCGGCGCCGGGCCGGAAGTCGAAGCCGTGGCCGTTGGCGTCGTAGGCGGGGTGGCCGAAGGCCGCGTCGATGGATTCGAGGGCGGCGTGGGTGGGGCGCTTGCACAGCCGCGCGGAGAGCCGGGCGCGCAGCTCGGCGGAGTTCGGCAGGCCGGTGAGGGAGTCGTGGGAGGCACGGTGGGCGAGCTGGAGCTCGCGGCGCTTGCGGTCCTCTATGTCCTCGACATGGGTGAGGAGAAACCGGGGGCCGTCCGCGGCGTCGGCGACGACGGAGTTGCGGAGCGAGACCCACAGGTAGGTGCCGTCGCGGCGGCCCAGGCGCAGCTCCGCGCGGCCGCCCTCCGCCGAGGTTCTCAGCAGTGTCCCTATGTCCTCGGGGTGGACCAGGTCGGAGAAGGAGTAGCGGCGCATCGCGGAGGCGGGACGGCCCAGGAGGCGGCACAGGGCGTCGTTGGTCCGCAGGATCCGGCCGTGCTGGTCGCCGCCCATCTCGGCGATGGCCATGCCGGAGGGGGCGTACTCGAAGGCCTGCCGAAAGCTCTCTTCACTCGCCCTGAGTGCCTGCTGTTCGCGCTCGAGCCGGACCAGCGCGCGCTGCATGTTGGCGCGCAGGCGCGCGTTGCTGATCGCGATGGCGGCCTGGAAGGCGTACATCTGGAGCGCTTCGCGTCCCCAGGCGCCCGGCCGGCGGCCGTTGCGGGGCCGGTCCACGGAGAGCACGCCGATCAGCTCACCGCAGGCGGCGCCGCCCACGCCGGGCGTGAACATGGGGGCGAAGAGCCGGTCGGAGGGGTGCCACTCGTCCTCGAAGCGGGGCGCGGGGCCGTCGGTGTACCACTGCGGTACGTCGTCGTCGTCGAGGATCCAGCCCTCGGTGTGCGGGATGAAGACCAGGTCGCCCCAGTTCTCACCCATGCTCAGGCGGCGCTCCCAGGAGTCACGGGAGCCGACCCGGCCGGTGATGAGGGCCTCGGCGGCGGGGTTGCCCGCGAAGGCGGCGACGACGAGGTCGCCGTCGGGGCGGACGAGGTTGACGCACGCCAGCTCGTAGCCGAGGCCGGTGACCACTCCGTCGGCGACGGTCTGCAGGGTGTCCGCCAGGGAGCGGGCGGTGTTCATGTCCGCCATGACCTGATGCAGTTGTCGCAGAGTCGCAAGACGGACGTAGGGCTCCGACTCGGTCTCCATGCTCGCCCTCCCCCCGAGACCTCGCAGCGAATCAAGGGTTCTCATCGGCGTATCGTTCTGGCAGCTTCCCCGCCACTGAATCACAGCGCGCTGCCCACTCGGTACACAGGGTCAACAATTAGTACCTCTTGTGACTCAAGTCACAGCGAAAGATGAACAATTGAGTGGGGTTTCTGCATTTTCCCTGTGCGTTTACTGAACGCAAACTTTGTGGGTTTGTGGAGGTTCACAGGGACGGGCTGGTAGGGGGTCCTAGGTCCGAGATCGGGCCCCGCCTCGGGCGGAGGTCCGATGCGGTCCGCCCCGGTCGGACACTAGCGTTTTCGACGTGCCGAACACTTCCCCGATCACCGCCGCCACCGCCTACGGGCATCCTGTGGGGGTGAGCAACGACGAGTTCCGCGCCGCCATGTCACGGCTGGCCGCGGGTGTGGTCCTGGTGACCGCCTACGAGCCCCCGCTCGACGACGAGGGGCCCAAGGGCGAGGACGTCGGCATGACGGCCACCGCCTTCATGTCGGTGTCCCTGGACCCGCCCCTGGTGATGGTCAGCCTGCGCGAGGGCTCCCGTATGGACGACCTCCTCGACGAACAGCCCCTGTGGGCCGTCTCGGTCCTCTCCGAGAGCCAGAGCCACATCGCCGGCCGCTTCGCCATGAAGGGCCGCATCAGCGACCGCCTCCTCTTCGAGGACGTCCCCCGCACCCGGGGCGAGGCCACCGGCTCCCTCCTGGTGAGCGGCGCCCTGGCCACCCTGGAGTGCCGAACGGAACAGCGGATACGCGCGGGCGACCACACCCTGGTGATCGGCCGGGTCCTGACGGCCGGGGTCCCGACCGCGGACGGAGGCCCGTTGACGTACTTCAGGGGCCGCTACCGCCGCCTGGACTGAGGGTGCACGGAGGCGGGGGCGGGAAGCGGGAGGGATCGGCAGATGTGTCCCAGGCCCGACGGCGGCCACCTGCGGTGAGGTGATGCCGACGGGAGTTGGGACACATCCGCCAATCAGTCCTTGCCTCGGCGGTGGCTAGAGGAGCTCGATGTTCAGGGCTGCCACTCGCTCGGGGGCGGACACCACGTCGATCACGGCGATCCGGTCCCGTACGAACGTGAAGGCCAGCGCACGCTCCACCCGGCCGTCCGCCAGCACCGCGAGTCCCGTGGCCCCGTCGACCAGCGCGGGGCGCGCGACCAGGGCGAGGCTCGCGAAGCTCGTCGCGCCCTTCGCCACCGCAAGGGCGCCCGCCGTGACACCGACCTCGGCGCGCGCCACGACGTCCGGGTCGAGCACCTCCACCAGCGCGTCGAAGTCGCCCCCGCGCGCGGCGGCCAGGAAGGCGTCGACGACCTCCCGCTGCCGGACCAGGTCCGCGTCGGGCGCCGGAGCGCCCTGCACCCGGCGCCGGGCCCGGCTGGCGAGCTGCCGCGCCGCGGCCGGCGTACGTCCCACGATGTCGGCGACATCCTCGAACGGCACCGCGAACAGGTCGTGCAGCACGAACGCCAGCCGTTCGGCGGGCGTCAGCGTCTCCAGTACGACGAGCAGCGCGACGCCGACCGAGTCGGCGAGCAGCGCGTCCTGCTCGGGGTCGGGCACCACGCCGGGCAGCGGTACGTCCGGCTCCAGCGGCTGCTCGGCACGCGCCTTGCGGGACCGCAGCATGTCCAGGCAGACCCGCCCGACGACCGTGGTCAGCCAGCCCCCGAGATTCTCCACCTGCCGGGTGTCGGAACGGCTCAGCCGGAACCACGCCTCCTGCACCGCGTCGTCCGCCTCCGCGCGTGACCCGAGCATGCGGTAGGCGACGGCGCTCAGATGCCCCCGGTGCGCCTCGAACCGCTCGGCAAGAAACTCACTCTCGCTCATCCGCCTCTGACCTCTCGTCGCGTCGCCGGGGTGGTCTCAACGCTCTGACGAAAGAGAGGACGCGGATGTGACAGGGGTACGCCTCGGCACAGGGGTACGCCTCGGCGCGCGCCGGCCCTAACCCCAGTCGCGGCCCGTCCTGCCCCGCTTCGTCTCCGCCCGCTGCTTCTTCTCGCGCAGGCGGCGTTCGTTGATGCCGCGC
Above is a window of Streptomyces sp. NBC_00490 DNA encoding:
- the nagA gene encoding N-acetylglucosamine-6-phosphate deacetylase; protein product: MATPLGARGTARPATSSPHPATDKSPLVLSGATVVLPTGTVTDGRVIVDGTRIAGSAPDHAQVIDVTGYTLVPGFVDIHNHGGGGASFTSGTADDVLHGIHTHRLHGTTTLVASTVTGDMDFLAQRAGLLSELAEQGDIAGIHFEGPFISPCRKGAHSEELLRDPDPAEVRKLIDAARGKARMVTLATELPGGIDSVRLLAEHGVIAAIGHTDATYEQTVEAIDAGATVATHLFNAMPTLGHRTPGPIAALLEDERITVELINDGTHLHPAALQLAFHHAGADRVAFITDAMDAAGFGDGRYMLGPLEVEVSEGVARLVEGGSIAGSTLTQDRAFQRAVTVDRLSVEDTVAALSANPARLLGMYDTIGSLEPGKYADLVLLDHQFALKGVMRRGEWVVDPQLG
- a CDS encoding 1-phosphofructokinase family hexose kinase, giving the protein MILTVTLNTALDITYRVPDLRPHASHRVLEVTERPGGKGLNVARVLAALGHEVTVTGFAGGATGRVVQEQLTTAPGVVDALVPVTGATRRTIAVVDEQSGDTTQLNEPGPTVTPAEWSAFQEAYEDLLPSMAAVALCGSLPPGVPVGAYAGLVRTARAAGVPVLLDTSGEALRRGVAARPDIIKPNADELAELTGSHEPLRATQDARRRGARAVVTSLGAQGLLAASPEGRWRATPPSRVHGNPTGAGDSAVAGLLSGLVEQLPWPDRLARAVALSAATVLAPVAGEFDPSAYEELRGRVAVTTEVTAA
- a CDS encoding CBM35 domain-containing protein, which translates into the protein MTSGTTGANTPPEDDDPFGYLYADGQANGAQPPSGGYGYPGSVNRVRAVGQRQYGQPQQQATAPYGQVPQQQGAHGQPHSAHYAAPETFPGGAPTSQHPQQGYSGGGRGRGPNTKGLLIGAIAVVAAVVIGIGVAMLGGNGDDDASGNEASATPSSQQSSEPSQAASSAASDEEDLPKIDAKALSLSPGVTTATDIKGAKAGGGVYLNGFNAVGASVTWNVSGIPKTGKYTLYVGYSVPGKDATATLSVNGTASTTPVGMDNYAHAAEGDYTKGWTQTYNYVQLNKGSNTIKVSCEQGNQCDALLDQMWLVKGWVE
- the cdgB gene encoding diguanylate cyclase CdgB; the protein is METESEPYVRLATLRQLHQVMADMNTARSLADTLQTVADGVVTGLGYELACVNLVRPDGDLVVAAFAGNPAAEALITGRVGSRDSWERRLSMGENWGDLVFIPHTEGWILDDDDVPQWYTDGPAPRFEDEWHPSDRLFAPMFTPGVGGAACGELIGVLSVDRPRNGRRPGAWGREALQMYAFQAAIAISNARLRANMQRALVRLEREQQALRASEESFRQAFEYAPSGMAIAEMGGDQHGRILRTNDALCRLLGRPASAMRRYSFSDLVHPEDIGTLLRTSAEGGRAELRLGRRDGTYLWVSLRNSVVADAADGPRFLLTHVEDIEDRKRRELQLAHRASHDSLTGLPNSAELRARLSARLCKRPTHAALESIDAAFGHPAYDANGHGFDFRPGAEAFDTAFDHHVHTVAPEGELDDGTKGLAVLFCDLDGFKSINDRFGHNAGDAVLIEVARRLSRQVRDGDTVARLGGDEFVILADGLGRADAADLAVRLRNEIIQPIRAEGRAVRVGASFGIGWAHCGMTADEVLKSADERMYVEKRSRPKQHRRAG
- a CDS encoding flavin reductase family protein; amino-acid sequence: MSNDEFRAAMSRLAAGVVLVTAYEPPLDDEGPKGEDVGMTATAFMSVSLDPPLVMVSLREGSRMDDLLDEQPLWAVSVLSESQSHIAGRFAMKGRISDRLLFEDVPRTRGEATGSLLVSGALATLECRTEQRIRAGDHTLVIGRVLTAGVPTADGGPLTYFRGRYRRLD
- a CDS encoding sigma-70 family RNA polymerase sigma factor encodes the protein MSESEFLAERFEAHRGHLSAVAYRMLGSRAEADDAVQEAWFRLSRSDTRQVENLGGWLTTVVGRVCLDMLRSRKARAEQPLEPDVPLPGVVPDPEQDALLADSVGVALLVVLETLTPAERLAFVLHDLFAVPFEDVADIVGRTPAAARQLASRARRRVQGAPAPDADLVRQREVVDAFLAAARGGDFDALVEVLDPDVVARAEVGVTAGALAVAKGATSFASLALVARPALVDGATGLAVLADGRVERALAFTFVRDRIAVIDVVSAPERVAALNIELL